A region from the Prinia subflava isolate CZ2003 ecotype Zambia chromosome 30, Cam_Psub_1.2, whole genome shotgun sequence genome encodes:
- the LOC134562716 gene encoding serine/threonine-protein kinase pim-1-like: MPPARPRPRAGLPRPRPRASPRGLAWARLWPCWRWRCWAGISAWGWGGIATLWLRLGRARPRPRCRPRARRRLLPGPAEDTRGAAAPAASAAASPARAPPLGSAAAGPEPPGPGAGGDARPGPLGGRSGAVSGPGPSADGRVSPAGKAQEALQDRYRLGSLLGRGGFGSVYSGTRVSDGAPVAIKCVPRDRIRLWGELPNGAPAPLEIVLLDKVSAGCAGVIQLLEWLELPTSFLLVLERPERCQDLSAFLAERRFLPEEEARALFRQVLEAVRHCTSCGVLHRDIKPENILLDLATGELKLIDFGCGAFLQDTAYTQFAGTLSYSPPEWIHQQRYHGEAATIWSLGLLLYHLVVGKHPFRRGQQIIWGRILFPRWLSPGGSSSLGTGEYQCWETAAAS, translated from the exons atgcccccggcccgcccccggccccgggcggggctgccccgtccccgtccccggGCGTCCCCCCGCGGTCTCGCCTGGGCCCGGCTCTGGCCGTGCTGGCGGTGGCGCTGCTGGGCCGGgatcagtgcctggggctggggcggcATCGCCACCCTTTGGCTGCGCCTGGGCCGGGCACGGCCTCGGCCCCGGTGCCGACCCCGAGCCCGGCGCCGCCTCCTCCCGGGCCCCGCGGAGGACACACGcggcgcggccgctcccgccgcctccgcTGCGGCTTCCCCGGCCCGAGCTCCGCCGCTCGGCAGCGCAGCCGCCGGCCCCGAACCGCCGGGGCCCGGCGCGGGTGGGGATGCCCGGCCCGGGCCGCTCGGGGGGCGCTCGGGGGCCGTGTCtggccccgggccgagcgctgacGGCCGCGTGTCGCCCGCAGGGAAGGCgcaggaggccctgcaggacCGGTACCGGCTGGGTTCGCTGCTGGGGCGCGGAGGATTCGGCAGCGTCTACTCGGGGACACGAGTGTCGGACGGCGCCCCG GTGGCCATCAAATGCGTGCCGCGGGATCGCATCCGGCTCTGGGgcgagctg CCCAACGGCGCCCCTGCGCCCCTGGAGATCGTGCTGCTGGACAAGGTGTccgctggctgtgctggtgtcatTCAGCTCCTGGAGTGGCTTGAGCTCCCCACCAGCTTCTTGTTGGTGCTGGAGCGTCCCGAGCGGTGCCAGGACCTGTCGGCTTTCCTGGCGGAGCGGAGGTTCCTGCCGGAGGAGGAGGCGCGGGCGCTGTtccgccaggtgctggaggccgtgcggcactgcaccagctgcgggGTCCTGCACAGGGACATCAAGCCTGAGAACATCCTGCTCGACCTGGCCACAGGAGAGCTCAAACTCATCGACTTTGGCTGTGGCGCCTTCCTCCAAGACACAGCCTACACCCAATTTGCAG GAACCCTGTCCTACAGCCCACCAGAGTGGATCCACCAGCAGCGCTACCACGGCGAGGCAGCAACGATCTGGTCCCTGGGCCTCCTGCTGTACCACCTGGTCGTGGGGAAGCACCCGTTCAGGAGGGGCCAGCAGATCATCTGGGGCCGCATCTTGTTCCCACGATGGCTCTCTCCAGGTGGATCCTCAtctctgggcacaggggaataccagtgctgggagacagcagcagcctcatga